Within the Musa acuminata AAA Group cultivar baxijiao chromosome BXJ2-9, Cavendish_Baxijiao_AAA, whole genome shotgun sequence genome, the region GGACTCTGGTTCGGCGCTCTTTTTGGCCATAAACGCCGACGAAGCCGTGGACCTCTCGCCGGACTCCGTCGTGATGCATGACGCTTCGGACGTCGAGGACTCACCGGGATCCACCGACGGAACCCCCACCTTCGTCGCAGACGGCCAGATCTCCGGCGTGGGCTTGCGTAGAAGGGGCGCCGTATGCGAACGGTTGAAGGATTCGACCTTTGCAGGATTCCCAGAATCCGTAATGTGCTCCTCCACCGCCCATTCCTCGCAGTGATGCTGGTGCTGCTGCTGTTTTTGATCAGAGAGCTTCCAGATGACGAGGATAATGAAGTGGACGGCAATGAATAGGTACGGCCGTGCGAGCCAGGACCGGAGCGACCCCCAGAAGCCGGGTACGGCGGAGGCCAGGGCGCCGGCAGCGACAGGGACGGCGGCGCAAAAGGAGAGAATGCCGATGACGCAAAAAGCGATCTTGGCGGCCCAAATCGCGGTTCCGTATCCATTTTTCTGAGAATTCCATCGCGGATTCGCCATCTCCGTGAGCAATCTTACGAAGAACAAGAAAACGCTCGAAGCCAAGAAAGACtcaagaagaaaaagatacaatACGACGCCAAGTCTAACAGCAGGAGAGTGCCATTGGCATCGGAGAATGGAAGGGAGCCGGGCAACCCTCGATCCTTGGCTGGGTTCGAGAGAAAAGGATAATTCGAGTTGATGGAAGCAGCGTGTGGGCTATTTATCatggagacagagacagagagagacggAGACGGAGGGAGGTGTTCCTTTGATTACTGCGCAAAGAAGAAACATGAATACGAAATGCCTATCTATATTAACATCGGTCAATAGGAACCGTTGGATGATCGATGGACGGCTGATAAAATTTGACGGGAGTGTTTAGAACTAAAAAaagcgaaaaagaaaaaaaataatctgATGCTGATGTCGATGAAtactatattttaattaattcacaatataataaaaatataatccctGATCATAACTTGGTCAAGAAACGAATCAAGAGCAGTAAGCTGGATGgtgaaaacccaagcaacaaagtGAGGAGGAATGAGTGACTGACCATATGTAATTATAAGTTACCGAATATCCTAAATCTTACATAAAATATTGTATCGCTTTAATGAATATCCTATGCATACATGACAGCGTTGTTTATGCATTCATTGTATTACAAGTATGAGAGAGAATAACCAAATGAGAAGTAAAGTTCATACATACATTATATAGCTCAGACACAAATGCACGCCAATCCGAAGCCTTTCCTGCCACATCAGTGAAGCCATTTCGATCTGAAACTGCAAATATTAATTACGATCATCGTTTTCTCTCTGTTATTCCTTATCAATCCATTAACAAGTAGGAGAAAGAATGATCAGATGAACATACATTATATATAGTCTTCTGAGCTAAAGACACAATGCAGGCCATCTGAAGTCTTTCCTCCGCAGCATTAGTGAAGACACTTTGTCTTTCTTCCTTAAACAATCCCAATAATAAGTAGGAGAGGAAAAATAATTCAGATGAACAGGAAAGTTAATACATTATACTCTTCTGAAGTCTGTCGTCCAGCATCAGTTCTGAAGGCACTTTGACACACTTTTATCTTTATTCCTTGCTTGGCACTGGATTGACAAGTAGCAGAAAGACCGATCACATGAAAACAATCAGTACCCCGCTCACTAATACTCTCTTTCCTTTGCACCAAAGTGGGCACTCTATTAGTGGGGTCAGTAGCATGCAGCCACCATGGCTGAAAAGTGAGGCGGAAGACAAGGCCGGTGGCTCTTTTCTTCTccaacttcctcctcctccctcctttatGTGATTGGTTCAGAAATAGGAACCCTAATCTATCAACCATTTACTATTCCAGAATGGTGTATAATTTACCTTCGGTTATATCCATCGTACGTATGTATAGGATTTCTTAATTTAAGACTGATCTCatttaataagttttattaaTTCTATTAGGATTTCAAACTATTAATCAACTAAGAAAAGCTCATGACTTGGACTTCATTGTGTTTTAGAGAACAAGGCAATGGCTATAGAACAGGAATCACAATTAAGTTACAGCTATAAACCTAAGGGTGGGGGGAACATCTACTGATGCTTCCCTCCCAACCAGCAATTATTTATGGACGAAGAGGATTCTTCTTCTTTAACTGTGTCATTGACACAAAAGCACTAGAATTCACAAGCAATCTATACCCTACTTGTTCTATGATACAAACTTCATCCAACGCCTATGTTTCTGTTGTCTTCTTCACAAAGAATATAATGTTTTAAAGACAGTTCAAAAGAAGCCATTGATGCAGCGGCCAAGGAGGGAAATGTTACATAGAAGAAAACATCTGCAATCATTTGATTTAGTTTGGTGCAGAAGCTCTTTGGCCAAGGGAGTACTGTGGGGATATATACTGAGGGAACCGTTGTTATTACTCTGATCTAATCACAAGTGAATCATGAGACCCAGCATCCAAGGGGGGACATGGGTAGAGTCCAAAGCTTGTTGGATTCCATGTTATTACATCTTGCCTACTGCAAATGACAACAAAAtagagcaagaaagaaggagatgaTGTGCATGCTTGATCATAAAACTAGTCTGATCTGATAAGGCCAACAAGCAACCGTTAGGAACCATAGGATAAATATAATGATTCAAAGTGATAGTGATGACAGCACAGACTCTGATAACAAgcagaaaagaaagcaaaaaattcatcggtttcagaaacaagcaatgtTGATATCTCAACAACTGAAGCCACTCATGCAGCAGCTTTGTTGGTGTCTGTTCATCATCTTCTGAATGATACAGAAACTTGCCATGGTTTCATCTCCATCGAAGAATTACCAGCATTTTAGGCCATACAAATGCAAACAAGCCGGTCGTTGGCTAAACAGCATTTGGGTGAAGGAATATGGCATATACATTTACTTCTGCAGCTGGAAATAACCCTAACAAGCCATTGATATAGCGATTAAATATTTAAGCAAGTGTGTAAAAGAACACTTGCATGCAAAAACCTACGTGCAGTCACAGGTTTTAGTATCTTTCCTTCATCATGGAAATTATGCAACTTGCCAAAGGAAAAGCTATTTAAACTATTCGGAAGAGTATTATTTTGAGTTAATTGTATTCAAACTGTTCGGATGagtcttaattatatttaaattaggaAGAGTTTTTACATAATTAAGATTTATTCATATAAATACACTTTGAGTCTAAAAAATCTGATGAAAGAGAAAGGAAGAGGCACGGTACTATGGGTGCTCTTGAGAGTTTTTCTCTAGTGAATTTAGAGAGAGTTGAGAGAAAAATTCCTCATATTTACATATATGCAAAGGGATGATTCTCCAGTGACATAATTCAAAGGTCTTGTAATTGATCTTTATTGAAAAATTTAGTTTTCTTCTAGTAGAGAGTTGTCAAACTATGTTAAAtcttgcatcaattttttaatatatttttattattaatctttagatttattcttttagttttgatttttattttctctCCTTCCCTAACAAGGTGGTATCATAGTCCAAAAGATTCGATGATTAGATATTCAATTAAGATGTTGATGGTTGATCGTTTACTATTAAAAAATTTGATAGAAGAAATAGTTTTATCTTATGATAaaagaggataaaagatctttTTAATTGATCCGGCTTAGCAAGGAACAAATAGACAAATAAAAAAAGATGAGCAATAAAAATTGAGTGAAACATAAGGTAAGTGTGTCAGTATTATTTGTCTTTGTATCGCTAATAATATTATGAATAATTTTATTAATGATAACTCTATTGTGATTAATTAggataaattagaaaaaaattatcaagctAAAAGTTTAACTAATCAATTATATCTAGAGTAGAAGTTATACAGATTGATGATAGAGGAAGGTAGAAACTTAGTAAAACATCGAAACATATTCAAAGAAATATTTCATCAATTAAAGAAAGTTAATATGAAGATTGATAAAGAAGATAAGGGCTATTGTTTTTTACATAGCTCACTAGCTCTTATGATAACTTTTGGAGATAAATTGTGTGAGGATTGTATAGTAACtttaaaataagtttaaaaagtTTTATTATCTCATGCtactagaaaaaaaatataaatatgcaaACATAGATTATAAGGTAATAGTTGCTTAAGTTAGAGGTTGACAAGGATGATTTTCTAACGGAAGTAGATATTAGTGTGGTAGGTTGAGATCAAGAGTTAAGTATTTGGATAGTATTCTATGGTATAAATGTAAAAAGTACAAACATATCAAACAAATTTATCCGAGgaaaaagaaacaagaagaagAGACTAATGAGTGCTCTTTTATGATGAACGGTAACGAAGATATCCTTACGATCGTCAAAGGTAACAATGTATCTTTTCAGAAGaattaatttttagattttgctTTATGTACTTATACTTGtacttagaataattattttaatttattaaatgatAAGTTGACTAGTAAGTTGATTCTAACGAATGATTCAACAATGAAGGTCATAGGTGTCAattaagtaaaaataaaaatattggatTTCTAGAGTTATGACTACAAGCTAGAGGTGGAGTTTCAAATGTTACTAAGGTTGCATGATCTTGATGAAAGAaagattatataaaaaattatatattactccTTATAATTAGCTATAATTAGCATTCTGGTCCCTacactttcaaaagttatattgagatccttAATACTTATGAAAGCGAAACATTCAACCTCGTTTCTTCTCATGTTATCGACTCTATTGATGGAAATACCGTACGTACTCCATGGTAAACTAAAGTTAGGTAACGTCAGCATGTGCTCAATGCTAAACTCtatgatattttcatcaataGAGTCGATGCCGTGAGGGACAATgtgattaaatgtttcactttcataagtataaggatcctaatataacttttgaaagtatagtAACTAAAATACTAAACATACTAATCAtaggggataatatgtaattagtgttAGAAccaaaatcgacactaagaggggtgaattatgttaggatcggagcggcactaagaagggggggtgaattagtgtagcggattaaaactttggttttggaaaaatcttttgtatgataaaaaccaatatcgatgaaaaccgattttggaagcttgataacttagaagcatatagaagcgtagtgactaagtaaagtagtttgcagtatataaatggcaagagtaggatgcaaaccagagaacacaacagttttaaagtggttcggtcaaaatgacctacatccacttgcgaagccttcttcgaagaggctcccaacttttactagcaaatctctttgaaggggaaggactaatacccctcttacaacctttacaagtggttcacactctcacaattttttcaacaagatgagaggaggtgaacactcaagcaatttgaaaaacaagatttgctaagacttttctaaggccccaagaggattcaaatttgggctccaaattttgaattctcttgggtttccgagactggcggtgccaccgcttattagttgcgatgccaccgcctgtcaatatcTATCAGacggtgtactggcggtgccaccgcccagtccggcggttccaccgcccgtccttacagatctctggttgggcttcaTGTCCATCCCAAACCAGGTCacctttaggcccagttggcctctaaccaaGATATATgattgtcccttaatcctaacccaattacatgtgaactacatacctaaaaacataatcctaagcaagtttttaactagcCAACGTCAAGTTTTGTTTCTGCGAGCTTTCCTGCGTTCTTCTAGtggacttccaatacaccctcgggtttcttccggcggactcccagtaggctcccgatcttgtgacgaattcaacgagtagccgagccttctcggtgatctctgcgaacctctgacgatctcttcagcagacttccgaaagttccgacaagtctccgatctttcttggttggtttcgaTAGTATctctgacgaatcttcggactctcaaacgtctatcgaacttgactccgatatccttgctttatgtttttaggctgtcgtagttaatcctgcacacttaacttcaataatatggattagatcaattaacccattgcatcatcaaaatctgagattcaacaatctcccccttttttatgatgacaatcaattgatgacggagttaaacataactccccctatctatatgtcatattgtgagaagataaaaccacttgaattccatccctttgaattgaagcataaatcgataagttctaaccgttgaacttatcgttgtcttattaagcatgagcaaatacgaaacttcatatttctcataattttcagttattgaaaatcatttttaagtcaaatgataagagacaattttcacttcgataagagataaaaaattttcaatatgataaagattt harbors:
- the LOC135584472 gene encoding uncharacterized protein LOC135584472, giving the protein MANPRWNSQKNGYGTAIWAAKIAFCVIGILSFCAAVPVAAGALASAVPGFWGSLRSWLARPYLFIAVHFIILVIWKLSDQKQQQHQHHCEEWAVEEHITDSGNPAKVESFNRSHTAPLLRKPTPEIWPSATKVGVPSVDPGESSTSEASCITTESGERSTASSAFMAKKSAEPESKSSITVMEEEDEAVAAATVAGMANDSMEVTWKAIAKKSSRAAAVPPAAAKSRQYARQPEPPPPSTGHDDLNRRFDDFIKKNHEQIRLLNSRRR